In Felis catus isolate Fca126 chromosome A2, F.catus_Fca126_mat1.0, whole genome shotgun sequence, the following proteins share a genomic window:
- the TDGF1 gene encoding teratocarcinoma-derived growth factor 1 → MLTSSPPPSVLGAMDRRSMERLSCSVILILAISKAFEPEFAAAAGLGHPRELARPPQGDPAWRDNGLGSLEEPAIRHRSLQLVPSLGIQDSKELNRTCCLNGGTCMLGSFCACPPSFYGRNCEHDSRKENCESVPHGAWLPRRCSICKCWHGRLHCFPQTFLPGCDGHVMDEHFLVSRTPELAPSSGITFSLAGICLAMQSYR, encoded by the exons ATGCTGACATCGTCCCCCCCCCCTAGCGTGTTAGGAGCTATGGACCGCAGAAGCATGGAGCGCCTCTCTTGCAG TGTGATTTTGATCTTGGCCATTTCCAAAGCGTTTGAACCGGAATTCGCCGCCGCAGCCG GGTTGGGCCACCCCCGTGAACTTGCACGTCCCCCTCAGGGAGACCCCGCCTGGAGAGATAACGGCCTTGGGTCCCTGGAGGAGCCTGCAATTCGCCATCGATCCTTGCAGTTGGTGCCGTCCCTAGGAATCCAGGACA GTAAGGAGCTGAACAGAACTTGCTGTCTGAACGGGGGAACCTGCATGCTGGGGTCCTTCTGTGCCTGCCCCCCCTCCTTCTATGGCCGGAACTGTGAGCACGATTCGCGCAAAGA GAACTGTGAGTCTGTACCCCATGGCGCCTGGCTGCCCAGGCGATGTTCCATTTGTAAGTGCTGGCACGGCCGGCTTCACTGCTTTCCTCAGACATTTCTACCCGGGTGTG ATGGCCACGTGATGGATGAGCACTTCCTGGTTTCCAGGACTCCAGAATTAGCACCGTCTTCAGGCATCACTTTCTCTCTAGCTGGCATCTGCCTTGCTATGCAAAGTTACCGTTAA